CTTTTCTTTACCATGCACCATATTATTATAGATGAATGGTCTATTGATGTTTTAAAGCAACAGTTGGCGAACATATATCTAAAGTTGCTCTCTGATGAATCGTTAGAAGCTGTTACTGAAACGTTGCAATACTCGGATTATGCCCATTGGGAGCGAAATACTCCAATAGATACCAAGCAGTTGGAATATTGGAAGCAAGAACTCTCCGGAGATATTCCTCTCTTGAATTTACAAACCGATAATGTAAGACCTTCAAAACCGGCTTTTAGGGGAAAGCAACAGACACTGCATTTAGCTGCGGATTTCTCTGCTAGGGTTTTAAATACTTCCAAGGAAATGGGGACAACACCTTTTGTTTTCTTGCTCACGGCATATTATCTGTTTTTACATAAGTATACTGGTCAATCGGATATTTTAGTGGGTACGCCTATAGCAAACCGCAGCGCAAAATCACTTGAGAAGGTGCTCGGGTTTTTTATTAATACAGTGGTGTTAAGAAATAGAGTCCACGCGGATGCTATATATTCAGAATTGATTCATGAGGTAAAAAAAAATACGCTTTCGGCTTTCTCAAATAAAGACATTCCTTTTGATGTTCTCGTAAAGGAATTAAATGTAGAACGGTCGTTAGCGGTTAGTCCGTTTTTTCAAGTAATGTTTTTATACCATTCGTCTACTGCAAAACCTTCATTTGGAGAGGATTTAAAATTGATAGACGAGACTGAGTTTGATACTGAAGTTTCTAAGTTCGATTTAACCTTGTCCATCTCTGAATCAAATGGATTTTTGTCATTGGCTTTTGAATATGATACGGATTTATTTGAAACCGATACCATTACACGCTTCTTAGAGCATTATAAAATGCTGTTGGAGGGAGTAATTGATAATCCAAATGAAAAGGTTGGGAGTCTTTCTATGATGACTTCGGAAGAAAAAAAAATATTGCTTCCAGAGCTAGCTGAAGACAATACTCACTTTATAGCTTATAAAGGGATACATCAAATAATAGAAAATGTAGCCCAGAAGTTCCCCCAAAATAAAGCTTTGACCTTTAATGGTGCTTCTATAACCTATAAAGAATTGGATGCGCGTGCCAATAGTATTGCTTTTGCAATTCTTCAAAAAACAAAGAAGCATAATGAAGTCATAATGCTTTGCATGGATAGGTCCATAGAAATGATGGTGGCGTTGTTGGCCGTCTTAAAAGCAGGTTGTGCTTATTTACCCATGGATCCAAAATATCCCATGGAAAGGTTAAATTTTATTTTAGAAGATTCTAGTTGTAATATAGTGGTTACTCAAAGTAGTTTAGCCAAGGTTTTTGAAGAAACAAATAAGCATATCATTTTAACTGATAAGTTGACAGCCACTGAATTGCAAAAAGTAATTTTGCCCGATGTGGACGAAAATGATTTAGCTTACCTCATTTATACCTCTGGCAGTACCGGAAAGCCTAAAGGGGTGCAAATAAGCCATAAAAACATTATCAATTCTACCGCAGGAAGATTAGACTTCTACCCTCAGAATCCAGATGTATTCTTGTTATTGTCATCTATTTCATTTGATAGTTCAAAAGCAGGGATTTATTGGACACTTTGTACGGGAGGAAACCTTATCCTTACTAAGAATAGGATTGAACAAGATATAAGTAAAATAGAGGAAATAGTAAAGTTGCATAAGGTTAGTCATACACTTATGCTTCCTTCTTTATACAGTGTTATTTTAGAGCATGGGGATGTTTCCAAATTAAAAAGTCTTCATACGGTAATAGTAGCGGGCGAAGTTTGTGGGCAGAATTTACGAGAGCTCCATTTTAAAAACCTGCCAACTGTAAGTCTATATAATGAATATGGCCCTACGGAAGCTACGGTTTGGTGTATTGCACACAAATTTGAAACTACGGATAATTCTAAAGTTGTTCCTATTGGCAAAGCTGTTGCCAACGCAGAAATATATCTTTTTAACTCATCTCAAGGTGCAGTTCCTTTTGGTGCGGTAGGAGAAATATATATTGGAGGGCCTGGAGTTTCAAAAGGATATATAAATAGGGGAGACCTTACGGAAAATTTGTTTTTAGACAATCCGTTTAGAATAGGGTCAAAAGATAAGATATATAAAACAGGCGATTTAGGGAGGTATCGAAATAACGGCACTATTGAATTTTTGGGAAGGGTAGACCACCAAGTAAAAGTTCGAGGTTTTCGCATAGAATTAGATGAGGTAGAAAAAACTATATCGAGGCAGGAATCGGTAATTTCAACTGTGGCTTTGGTTGAAGATAGCAAAAAATTAGTAGCATATATAGAGGCTATTGTGAAGGTTAATGTTGCGGATTTAAAACGTGTTTTAAAAACCAAATTACCAGAATACATGGTGCCTACTACAATTATTCAAGTAGATGAGTTTCCGCGGTTGCCCAATGGTAAGGTAGATAAGGTTCGTTTGCTACAAGTGAAGCCGACGGATGAAAAAATAGCCGGTAGAACAGTAGAGTTGCCTTCAACAATGTTGGAGAAAAAGATATCGGTAATTTGGAAAGAAGTTCTTGGTTTATCTTCAATTGGACTTCATGATAACTTTTTTGAAATAGGGGGAGATTCTATATTGAGCATACAGGTGATATCAAAAGCAAAAGCAGCTAATATAAAATTGTCTCCTAATCAATTATTTGAGAATCAGACAATTTCAGAGCTTACGCGTCATATTCAATCTATAGAAATAGAGAAGACCAAAGTTTTTGATAAAACAGAATTCAGACACCTTGTTCCTATTCGCTCCAAGGGCACAAAACCTCCTTTATTTTGTTTGCATTCCGGAGGAACACACTTTTTTTATTATAACCAGTTTGCAAATCATTTAAAGGAAGATAGGCCTGTTTACGCACTTCAAGCTTCAGGGCATGAAGATGAGCTTGTTTTGCATAGGAGTGTCAATGAAATGGCAGTCAGCTTTATCAAGGAAATTAAAAAAGTACAACCACATGGCCCATATCATTTTATTGCATACTGCTATAATACGGCCATAGGCATGGAAGTTGTGAGGTTGTTGAACGAAACTAGGGATAAAGGAAATCTTATTATAGCAGATACCATGGCAGATTATCTTAGTTTGTTTGCGGTATCCAGAACAAAAGTCCGTACAACGGCCTTCTTTGAGCGATTTAAAAAGAAACCAGTGGATGCTGTTCACCGTTTTCTTAAATCAAAACTAATCTATCCACTTAAAGAAAAATATAAAACCCTTGCGAGTAGCGGAAGCCAAAAATTGATTAGAATCCTTCATGACAATCATATTAAAATTTATGAAAAGTATGATTGGAAGCCTATAGAAAGCAATATTCGTTTGCTTTTGACGGACAAGTCAGATACCGATTTTAACGGTAAAGTAATTGATTCATGGAAAAAAATGACAACTAAAGTAGTAGTTGTTATTCCGGTTGAAGGGCATCATGATAAGCTTTTTGAAGATTCAAAAATGGTGCGCAAAACCGCTATTGTTATAGACAGTTGTATGAAAGAGTTTGAAGCTACGGAAAAAGTAGACTAAAAATGAAGTATGAAATTACTTAAAAGTGAAGCGCACATATGGAATTTCAATGTAAATGATTTTGATGCGCTTTATTCTTATCAAAAGTTGCTTTCTCCAGATGAACTAGAAAGGGCAGGTAAGTTCAAATTTGAAAAGGATAGGAAGACGTATATTTTAGCCAGAGGATTGCTAAGGGATTTGTCTGGGCGCTACTTGGGTGTTCCACCGGAAAATATCAGTTTTAAGTATAGTGATTATGGTAAACCTCATTATAATCAAGAAACTTCTTTAAGGTTTAATGTGTCTCATTCAGGAGAACTTATTGTCTTGGCATTTGTAACTCAAGGTCAAGTAGGAGTGGATGTAGAGCGAATAAAGCCCAATTTTGATAGTGCTAAGATTGCAAGAGAATTTTTCTCTCCAGATGAGGTTTCCGAGGTATTATCTTATCCTGAAGCCAGTTTAGGTAAAGCCTTTTTTAATTGTTGGACTAGAAAAGAATCTTTTATAAAGGCAAAAGGAGCCGGACTTTCTTTTGATTTGACTTCCTTTTCGGTTTCTATTCATGATGATTTTCCTCAACTCCTTCGAACACAATGGAATCCTAAGGAAAAAGATAGTTGGAAGTTCTTCTCTTTTGTTCCTCAAGAAGGGTATTTTTCAGCGTTGTGTGTGTCTTCGGAAATAGAAAACGTTTCTTGTTTTGATATTGTGCATCTCAATCGCTTGCGTTGTAATTAGACTTTTTAAGTGTTTGACCTATAGTTGTTTGTCCTCTAATGTAGCAACTAGTCGATTAAGTGGTTGTATCTCTTGCCTATCTCTTTTTAAAGTCTATTTTTATAAAGGTTTTGGGATTATGGCTTTACATAACCCCGTTTCTATTATTAACCAACCATCTTTATAGAACTCTTAAGATTATGAAAAGAGAAAATATATTTCTACAAGTTTTTCATGGGACATTATTAATGAGTTTGCTTTTCACCGGTTTAACTTATGGACAGTCATCTGGTAATTGTAACGCTACTCCTTTCCCTGGTCATTGGCAAACACATGAGCTCCAGTCTACGGAACTGCCGTACCGAGCAGTTTATATTCTTCCGAAAGAGGATTTGAATGGTGACGGCCTAAAGGATATTGTTGCCGGTGGCTGGTGGTATAAGAATCCCGGAAGTGCTTCCGGTAATTGGGAACAGAAAACTATAGGGAATCCGTTTAAGAACGTTGCTTTAGTTCATGATTTTGATGGTGACGGTGATTTGGATTTATTAGGTACGCAAGGGGCATACAAAGGAGAGGATATGGCCTGGGCAGAGAATGATGGCGCTGGAAATTTCACGATTCATACCAATATTCCAGCAGGAAGGACAACCTATTGGGAGAAAAAAATACAAGGTATAACATCAGGCATATTTCAACCTGGTGGGCCTTTTCAAATTGCAATTAATTGGAACGGTGCCGAATCTTCTGGGTCTACGGTGCAAATGTTAACAGTTCCCTCCAATCCCAAAAACGGTACATGGACCTTGACGGATATTAGTGATTATTCCTTAGGGGAAGATTTGCAAAGTGCCGATTTGGACGGTGATGGTGATTTGGATTTATTTCAATCCGATAATTGGTTAAGAAACGAAAGTAACGGAAATTGGACCACTATCTCCACAGGTATTGGTTACCGTACCACGTCTGATAGGTCGCAACTGGCAGATTTTGATGGAGATGGCGATTTGGATGCCGTGGTGGGGCAATTGGGGATTGGTTCAAGTGCGTCGGACCGTAAGGAATTTGCATGGTTTGAAGCTCCTTCTAACCCTACATCAACATGGATAAAACATGTTTTGGCCACGGATATTAGTTCTAGCCTGAGTCTATATGCTACGGATATTGATGCTGATGGTGACCCGGATATTGTAGTGGGGGAATGGAAGGGAGATAATAGGTTGTTAGTTTTTGAGAATGATCTTTGTAATTCCGGTACTTGGATTACCCATACCGTTAATGCCGGGGGTACCGGTTTTGACCATCACGATGGGGCACAGGTAGTAGACATTGACAATGATGGTGATTTGGATATTGTTTCGATAGGATGGGATAATATCGTGCCGAGGATTTTTGAGAACAAAAGTACGGTGACTAATAGTGTGCCAATTGTCAATGCAGGTGATGACCGGGAAATTAACTTGCCTACTTCTGAATTAACCTTGAGCGGTTCGGCCAATGACCTTGATGGCGGTCCGATTACTTTTCTATGGACCCAACAAAGTGGTCCTAACACGGCCACATTGTCCAATTTCGACACCGCCGATCTAACGGCATCCGATTTGGTGGCGGGGAACTATACCTTCCGATTAACGGTAACGGACGATGAGAACGCTAACTCCTTTGATGAAGTGACCGTAACCGTAGTTCCCGAGTCAACTGAAGGAGGGTTCACACTGCGTATCAATATCGGCGGTTCTCAGTCTACCTTTAATGGCGAAGAATTCATAGACGACCAATATTTTAATACTGGAAGTACACTTGACAGGCCTCAAACTGGATTATCGCAGCCTTACCGTAGCATACGTTATAGCCGTTCGCAAACTATGAATTACGACCTGCCGGTTCCCAATGGAGCATACACTGTGAGATTACATTTTGCCGAAACCTGGTTCGGGGCTACGGGAGGTGGTGAAGGAGCAGTAGGAAATAGAGTGTTCGATGTACGTTTGGAAAATGAGTTGCTAGAAGATAACCTGGATGTATTTGCCGAAGTGGGAGCAGAGAAACCTTTGGTAAAGACGCATACCGTATATGTAAATGACGGCATACTTGATATTGACTTTTCTTCGCTAGCTGCAGATGGAGGCAGTCGGCATCCGATAATCAACGCTATTGAAGTGATTGGTAGCGGAAGTCCCTCGGTACCACCTGTGGCGGAGGCAGGAAACAATCAGGCAATTACACTTCCTTCTACTACAAGCGTCACTTTTAATGGTTCGGGACATGATCCTGATGGCGGTCCGGTTACATTTTTATGGACGCAGGTCAGTGGCCCCAATTCAGCAACATTAAGCGATGAAAATACAGCGAACCTTTCCGCAACAGGACTTTTAGAAGGAAATTACGTATTTCGATTGACGGTCACTAACCAAGATAACGAAACGGCATCCGATGAGGTTATCCTTACAGCACAATCAATTGGTGGTGGGCAGTCACCCATTGTCAACGCAGGAGAGAACCAAAATATCAACTTGCCTACCGCTAACATCACCCTAAACGGTTCGGGCAGCGACCCAGATGGTGGTACGGTTACTTATCAATGGACGCAGCAAAATGGTCCCAACAGCGCT
This genomic interval from Zobellia roscoffensis contains the following:
- a CDS encoding non-ribosomal peptide synthetase, whose product is MKESTKNSSLLNRWKNRETKESTSLQIPKVPVDAQIPLSSGQQRIWFLQQLYPDNPFYNYSEALTFEGKLNVDVLNKSLNYIFEHNQGLRSYYPTVEGVPILKVDDGIPSLKEFDVSHLTEFEAREEASNLMHKQSSLPFDLSEPGLVRVSLIKHTPNRYVLFFTMHHIIIDEWSIDVLKQQLANIYLKLLSDESLEAVTETLQYSDYAHWERNTPIDTKQLEYWKQELSGDIPLLNLQTDNVRPSKPAFRGKQQTLHLAADFSARVLNTSKEMGTTPFVFLLTAYYLFLHKYTGQSDILVGTPIANRSAKSLEKVLGFFINTVVLRNRVHADAIYSELIHEVKKNTLSAFSNKDIPFDVLVKELNVERSLAVSPFFQVMFLYHSSTAKPSFGEDLKLIDETEFDTEVSKFDLTLSISESNGFLSLAFEYDTDLFETDTITRFLEHYKMLLEGVIDNPNEKVGSLSMMTSEEKKILLPELAEDNTHFIAYKGIHQIIENVAQKFPQNKALTFNGASITYKELDARANSIAFAILQKTKKHNEVIMLCMDRSIEMMVALLAVLKAGCAYLPMDPKYPMERLNFILEDSSCNIVVTQSSLAKVFEETNKHIILTDKLTATELQKVILPDVDENDLAYLIYTSGSTGKPKGVQISHKNIINSTAGRLDFYPQNPDVFLLLSSISFDSSKAGIYWTLCTGGNLILTKNRIEQDISKIEEIVKLHKVSHTLMLPSLYSVILEHGDVSKLKSLHTVIVAGEVCGQNLRELHFKNLPTVSLYNEYGPTEATVWCIAHKFETTDNSKVVPIGKAVANAEIYLFNSSQGAVPFGAVGEIYIGGPGVSKGYINRGDLTENLFLDNPFRIGSKDKIYKTGDLGRYRNNGTIEFLGRVDHQVKVRGFRIELDEVEKTISRQESVISTVALVEDSKKLVAYIEAIVKVNVADLKRVLKTKLPEYMVPTTIIQVDEFPRLPNGKVDKVRLLQVKPTDEKIAGRTVELPSTMLEKKISVIWKEVLGLSSIGLHDNFFEIGGDSILSIQVISKAKAANIKLSPNQLFENQTISELTRHIQSIEIEKTKVFDKTEFRHLVPIRSKGTKPPLFCLHSGGTHFFYYNQFANHLKEDRPVYALQASGHEDELVLHRSVNEMAVSFIKEIKKVQPHGPYHFIAYCYNTAIGMEVVRLLNETRDKGNLIIADTMADYLSLFAVSRTKVRTTAFFERFKKKPVDAVHRFLKSKLIYPLKEKYKTLASSGSQKLIRILHDNHIKIYEKYDWKPIESNIRLLLTDKSDTDFNGKVIDSWKKMTTKVVVVIPVEGHHDKLFEDSKMVRKTAIVIDSCMKEFEATEKVD
- a CDS encoding 4'-phosphopantetheinyl transferase family protein; translation: MKLLKSEAHIWNFNVNDFDALYSYQKLLSPDELERAGKFKFEKDRKTYILARGLLRDLSGRYLGVPPENISFKYSDYGKPHYNQETSLRFNVSHSGELIVLAFVTQGQVGVDVERIKPNFDSAKIAREFFSPDEVSEVLSYPEASLGKAFFNCWTRKESFIKAKGAGLSFDLTSFSVSIHDDFPQLLRTQWNPKEKDSWKFFSFVPQEGYFSALCVSSEIENVSCFDIVHLNRLRCN
- a CDS encoding T9SS type A sorting domain-containing protein — translated: MKRENIFLQVFHGTLLMSLLFTGLTYGQSSGNCNATPFPGHWQTHELQSTELPYRAVYILPKEDLNGDGLKDIVAGGWWYKNPGSASGNWEQKTIGNPFKNVALVHDFDGDGDLDLLGTQGAYKGEDMAWAENDGAGNFTIHTNIPAGRTTYWEKKIQGITSGIFQPGGPFQIAINWNGAESSGSTVQMLTVPSNPKNGTWTLTDISDYSLGEDLQSADLDGDGDLDLFQSDNWLRNESNGNWTTISTGIGYRTTSDRSQLADFDGDGDLDAVVGQLGIGSSASDRKEFAWFEAPSNPTSTWIKHVLATDISSSLSLYATDIDADGDPDIVVGEWKGDNRLLVFENDLCNSGTWITHTVNAGGTGFDHHDGAQVVDIDNDGDLDIVSIGWDNIVPRIFENKSTVTNSVPIVNAGDDREINLPTSELTLSGSANDLDGGPITFLWTQQSGPNTATLSNFDTADLTASDLVAGNYTFRLTVTDDENANSFDEVTVTVVPESTEGGFTLRINIGGSQSTFNGEEFIDDQYFNTGSTLDRPQTGLSQPYRSIRYSRSQTMNYDLPVPNGAYTVRLHFAETWFGATGGGEGAVGNRVFDVRLENELLEDNLDVFAEVGAEKPLVKTHTVYVNDGILDIDFSSLAADGGSRHPIINAIEVIGSGSPSVPPVAEAGNNQAITLPSTTSVTFNGSGHDPDGGPVTFLWTQVSGPNSATLSDENTANLSATGLLEGNYVFRLTVTNQDNETASDEVILTAQSIGGGQSPIVNAGENQNINLPTANITLNGSGSDPDGGTVTYQWTQQNGPNSATLTNSNSVNLIVTNLVVGDYTFRLTVIDDENDTVFDEVNVTVQPEPTESDFFLRINAGGLETTYNGNEFIADQHFDTGSTLNRPQTGLPEPYRSFRFSRSQLMGYDIPLPDGAYTVRLHFAELWFGATGGGSGGTGSRVFDVRLENELVEDNLDVFASVGADALLVRTHSIFVTDGVLNIDFSALESDGGSRHPIINAIEIVGEEGSQPSLEPIANAGQDQSIVLPTDEVVLNGSGSDPDGGAVSYQWAQVSGPNAATLSSVMNSELNASNLIEGSYVFRLTIIDDENQANSDEVGVTVGPEVVGLSDHIWLEAECADVGANWLIRTDGSVSGGKYLEAPSGNHFYNAPTDEDSSIRFDLSVEEGTYNLYALVDTPTGDNDSFWVRANNGPWLKWNYILGGNGFNWRQLHDKERRSVFVTLDLNEGNNTIVFAHREQGAKLDKIYVTKNGELPTGFGETDFNCSLSGKNSTTQTEVVDLYRNLESGIASDLLVEQSLSVVSLYPNPAHTEVYISLQEEQKEAEYIAIYTMDGTLVKMEKANAIQVEQKLYKLDVSILKPEMYVVRVVTSDGESTIHKVLISN